One Glycine max cultivar Williams 82 chromosome 6, Glycine_max_v4.0, whole genome shotgun sequence DNA segment encodes these proteins:
- the LOC100781037 gene encoding LOW QUALITY PROTEIN: serine carboxypeptidase-like 11 (The sequence of the model RefSeq protein was modified relative to this genomic sequence to represent the inferred CDS: inserted 3 bases in 2 codons; substituted 1 base at 1 genomic stop codon), whose translation MGKFSSSYSTFDYGVLLVFLLLSHFSFQLGLCGSIVKFLPXFQGPLPFVLETGYVGVGESEDVQAFYYSIESENNPKEDPLMLWLTXGPGCSWFSRIVLEIGPLAFNHEDYNGSLPTLILRPQSWTKVSSIIFVGLPVSSGFTYARIEHAAQRSDWMLVHQVHQFLRKWLIDHQQILSNEVYIGGDSYSGISIPVIVQEISQGNEKGVKPWINLQGYLLGNPSTTRREDNYKIPFAHGMTLISDELYESLQKNCKGEYINVDTRNALCSRDMESFHEATSGHDLAYILDSSCEWDDSETSSRRSLXKSFLNAHLKLPPLSCRTYVNFLCGFWANDDSVRSALHIRKYRKMVSMYLPYIPNKEDIPISFEYHVNLSRKGYRSLIYSGDHGLNVLFLGTEAWIRSLNYSIVDDWRPWLTNGQVAGYTSTYSNRMTFATVKGGGHPAPEFKPEECFAMYSRWISNKVL comes from the exons ATGGGAAAGTTTAGTTCAAGTTACAGTACTTTTGATTATGGGGTTCTACTTGTCTTTCTTCTGTTATCACATTTCTCTTTTCAACTTGGATTGTGTGGCTCCATAGTGAAGTTCCTTCCTTGATTCCAGGGACCTCTTCCTTTTGTTCTTGAAACCGG GTATGTGGGGGTTGGTGAATCAGAGGATGTGCAGGCCTTCTACTATTCAATTGAGTCAGAGAACAATCCCAAGGAGGATCCTCTCATGCTTTGGCTTA GTGGCCCTGGTTGCTCATGGTTTTCTCGCATTGTCCTTGAAATTG GTCCCCTTGCATTTAATCATGAGGACTATAATGGGAGCCTTCCCACTTTGATCTTGAGGCCACAATCATGGACAAAG GTTAGTAGCATTATATTTGTAGGCTTGCCTGTTTCCTCCGGCTTCACTTATGCCAGAATAGAGCATGCGGCACAACGAAGTGATTGGATGTTAGTTCATCAAGTCCATCAATTTCTTAGGAAG TGGTTGATTGATCATCAACAGATTTTGTCAAATGAAGTTTACATTGGTGGCGATTCATACTCTGGCATTTCTATTCCAGTAATTGTTCAAGAAATTTCACAAG GAAATGAAAAAGGGGTCAAACCATGGATAAATCTCCAG GGATACCTGCTGGGGAATCCATCAACAACTCGAAGGGAAGATAACTATAAAATTCCCTTTGCTCATGGAATGACACTTATTTCTGATGAGCTATACGAG TCActacaaaaaaattgtaaaggAGAGTACATAAATGTAGACACGAGAAATGCATTGTGTTCTAGAGATATGGAGTCATTCCATGAG GCTACGTCAGGACATGATTTGGCCTATATTTTGGACTCATCTTGTGAGTGGGATGATAGTGAAACATCTTCTAGGAGATCTTT GAAGAGTTTCCTAAATGCTCATCTCAAATTGCCACCCTTAAGCTGTCGG ACTTATGTGAACTTCCTGTGCGGATTTTGGGCAAATGATGATAGTGTTCGCAGTGCACTTCATATTC GGAAGTATAGGAAAATGGTATCGATGTACCTTCCATATATACCTAACAAGGAGGATATCCCAATCAGCTTTGAGTATCATGTCAATCTTAGTAGAAAAGGCTATCGTTCACTGATATACAG TGGCGATCATGGCCTGAATGTTCTTTTCTTGGGAACTGAAGCATGGATAAGATCTTTAAACTACTCCATTGTGGATGATTGGAGGCCATGGCTTACAAATGGCCAAGTTGCAGG ATACACAAGCACTTACTCCAATCGTATGACATTTGCAACTGTGAAG ggTGGAGGCCACCCAGCTCCGGAGTTCAAGCCTGAAGAATGCTTTGCCATGTATAGTAGGTGGATATCTAACAAGGTTTTGTAG
- the LOC100804563 gene encoding triose phosphate/phosphate translocator, non-green plastid, chloroplastic, translated as MQSAAFTFSPSLPLRNPSPNSWRRPSLSLRLHAKHSNNNNNSNSTEGVNSNGVSSTSFTRRSWTLLPSSSFKFRPLPSSPPRAAENAVPESAAAPVENPLFKTLELGALFGLWYLFNIYFNIYNKQVLKAFHYPVTVTVVQFAVGTVLVAFMWGLNLYKRPKLSGAMLGAILPLAAVHTLGNLFTNMSLGKVAVSFTHTIKAMEPFFSVILSAMFLGEFPTPWVVGSLVPIVGGVALASVTEASFNWAGFWSAMASNVTNQSRNVLSKKAMVKKEDSMDNITLFSIITVMSFFLLAPVAIFMEGVKFTPAYLQSAGVNVRQLYIRSLLAALCFHAYQQVSYMILQRVSPVTHSVGNCVKRVVVIVSSVIFFQTPVSPVNAFGTAIALAGVFLYSRVKRIKAKPKTA; from the exons ATGCAGAGCGCGGCTTTcactttctctccctctctccctctccgcAACCCTTCCCctaactcttggaggagaccctctctttctctccgtCTCCACGCCAAacacagcaacaacaacaacaacagtaaCAGCACCGAAGGCGTTAACTCCAATGGCGTCTCTTCCACTTCCTTCACTCGCCGATCTTGgactcttcttccttcttcttctttcaaatTCAGGCCTCTTCCTTCTTCACCTCCTCGCGCCGCCGAAAACGCCGTTCCCGAAAGCGCAGCAGCACCCGTCGAAAACCCGCTCTTCAAAACTCTCGAACTCGGCGCCTTGTTTGGCTTATGGTACCTCTTCAACATCTACTTCAACATCTACAACAAACAG GTGTTGAAGGCGTTTCATTATCCGGTAACTGTGACTGTTGTTCAGTTTGCCGTTGGGACTGTGCTAGTGGCATTTATGTGGGGTTTGAATCTCTATAAGAGGCCGAAACTCAGTGGTGCTATG CTTGGAGCGATTTTGCCGCTGGCTGCAGTGCATACTTTGGGGAACCTTTTCACTAATATGAGTCTTGGGAAGGTGGCCGTGTCTTTCACTCACACTATCAAAGCCATGGAGCCTTTCTTTTCAGTCATCCTTTCTGCCATGTTCCTTGGAGAG TTTCCTACACCGTGGGTGGTTGGTTCCCTTGTGCCTATTGTTGGTGGAGTTGCACTGGCGTCTGTTACCGAGGCCTCTTTCAATTG GGCTGGATTTTGGAGTGCAATGGCATCTAATGTGACAAATCAATCTCGTAATGTTCTTAGCAAAAAGGCCATGGTTAAGAAAGAG gaTTCTATGGACAACATTACTCTCTTCTCTATAATAACTGTAATGTCCTTCTTCTTGTTAGCACCTGTGGCTATCTTCATGGAGGGTGTCAAATTTACCCCTGCTTACTTGCAATCTGCT GGGGTGAATGTTAGACAACTTTACATCAGATCTCTTCTTGCTGCTCTCTGTTTCCATGCGTATCAACAA GTTTCGTATATGATATTGCAAAGGGTATCACCTGTTACCCACTCTGTGGGTAATTGTGTGAAGCGGGTTGTGGTCATTGTGAGCTCTGTCATCTTCTTCCAAACACCTGTCTCACCTGTGAATGCTTTTG GGACTGCTATAGCTCTTGCTGGAGTTTTCCTCTATTCAAGGGTGAAGCGTATTAAGGCAAAGCCAAAAACAGCTTAA